In one window of Deltaproteobacteria bacterium DNA:
- the guaA gene encoding glutamine-hydrolyzing GMP synthase, which yields MILVLDFGSQYTQLIARRIREQHVYCEIHPYSVPLETVRKLAPEGIILSGGPSSVYAEDAPLPDEAILDAGVPILGICYGMNVLNHLAGGKVARATHREYGAARITIDDASDLFADIAELVDNSTVWMSHGDRMESLAPGWKVIAHSGNSPIAACSDVKHRRWGIQFHPEVHHSEQGTIVLRNFVFAICGAKPTWTMENFVDQEVDKIRRQVADEKVICALSGGVDSAVAAAIIDRAVGAKLTCVFVDNGVLRAGEAERVAEAFRGRFGERLKVVDARKRFLDALAGVEDPEVKRKTIGRVFIEVFEAEARKIPGVAFLAQGTLYPDVIESVSFKGPSATIKSHHNVGGLPERMHLTLVEPLRELFKDEVRELGKLVDVPDEILQRQPFPGPGLAIRILGAVTEERLFILRAVDTIVVGEIKAAGLYRKIWQSFAVLLPVKTVGVMGDERTYENVIAIRAVESVDGMTADWARLPYDLLAHLSNRIINEVAGVNRVVYDVSSKPPATIEWE from the coding sequence ATGATTCTCGTTCTCGACTTCGGCAGCCAGTACACGCAGCTCATCGCGCGGCGCATCCGCGAGCAGCACGTCTACTGCGAGATCCACCCCTACAGCGTCCCGCTCGAGACGGTGCGGAAGCTCGCCCCGGAAGGCATCATCCTGTCCGGCGGTCCGTCGAGCGTGTACGCCGAGGACGCGCCGCTCCCCGACGAGGCCATCCTGGACGCCGGCGTCCCCATCCTCGGCATCTGCTACGGAATGAACGTCCTGAACCACCTCGCCGGCGGCAAGGTCGCGCGCGCGACGCACCGCGAGTACGGCGCCGCCAGGATCACCATCGACGACGCGAGCGACCTCTTCGCCGACATCGCGGAGCTCGTCGACAATTCGACCGTCTGGATGAGTCACGGCGACCGGATGGAGAGCCTCGCCCCCGGATGGAAGGTCATCGCTCACAGCGGCAACTCGCCGATCGCGGCGTGCAGCGACGTCAAGCATCGACGCTGGGGCATCCAGTTCCATCCCGAGGTCCACCACAGCGAGCAGGGCACCATCGTGCTGCGGAACTTCGTCTTCGCCATCTGCGGTGCGAAGCCCACCTGGACCATGGAGAACTTCGTCGACCAGGAGGTCGACAAGATTCGGCGCCAGGTCGCCGACGAGAAGGTCATCTGCGCCCTGTCGGGCGGCGTCGACTCCGCCGTCGCCGCCGCCATCATCGATCGGGCCGTCGGCGCCAAGCTCACCTGCGTGTTCGTCGACAACGGTGTGCTCCGGGCGGGAGAGGCCGAGCGCGTCGCCGAGGCGTTTCGCGGGAGGTTCGGCGAACGCTTGAAGGTCGTCGATGCCCGCAAGCGATTCCTGGACGCGCTGGCGGGCGTCGAGGACCCCGAGGTGAAGCGCAAGACGATCGGCCGGGTCTTCATCGAGGTCTTCGAAGCCGAGGCCAGGAAGATCCCCGGCGTCGCGTTTCTCGCTCAGGGCACGCTCTATCCCGACGTCATCGAGTCGGTCTCGTTCAAGGGTCCGTCCGCCACCATCAAGAGCCACCACAACGTCGGAGGCCTCCCGGAGCGCATGCACCTCACGCTCGTCGAGCCGCTCCGCGAGCTCTTCAAGGACGAGGTCCGCGAGCTCGGCAAGCTCGTCGACGTCCCCGACGAGATCCTCCAGCGCCAGCCGTTCCCCGGCCCCGGATTGGCGATCCGCATCCTCGGCGCGGTCACGGAGGAACGCCTGTTCATCCTGCGCGCCGTCGACACCATCGTCGTCGGCGAGATCAAGGCCGCCGGACTGTACCGCAAGATCTGGCAGTCCTTCGCCGTGCTCCTGCCGGTGAAGACCGTCGGCGTCATGGGCGACGAGCGCACCTACGAGAACGTCATCGCCATTCGGGCGGTGGAGAGCGTCGATGGGATGACCGCCGATTGGGCGCGGCTGCCGTACGATCTGCTCGCGCACCTCTCGAACCGGATCATCAACGAGGTGGCGGGGGTGAACCGCGTCGTCTACGACGTGTCGTCGAAGCCGCCGGCGACGATCGAATGGGAGTAG
- a CDS encoding gluconate 2-dehydrogenase subunit 3 family protein: protein MTATTASDLNADQHRALACVLDALIPPSADGRLPGGGAAGVASHVENVLRSLPDLRAMVVEGLRDLDAQAGVQHGRPFVECTEAERAALVATQGFGYALVPHTYVGYYQQDAVLQAIGMEPRPPHPKGYLVAENDLSLLAPVKARSKRYREC from the coding sequence GTGACCGCCACCACCGCCTCCGACCTGAACGCCGACCAGCATCGCGCTCTCGCGTGCGTGCTCGACGCGCTGATCCCGCCGAGCGCCGACGGCCGCCTGCCCGGCGGCGGCGCAGCCGGTGTCGCATCCCACGTCGAGAACGTGCTGCGCTCCCTTCCCGATCTCCGCGCCATGGTCGTCGAGGGCCTCCGCGATCTCGACGCGCAGGCGGGCGTGCAGCACGGGCGGCCGTTCGTCGAGTGCACCGAGGCCGAGCGCGCCGCGCTCGTCGCGACGCAGGGCTTCGGTTACGCGCTCGTTCCGCACACGTACGTCGGCTACTACCAGCAGGACGCTGTGCTGCAGGCGATCGGCATGGAGCCGCGGCCGCCGCACCCGAAGGGATACCTGGTGGCGGAGAACGACCTCTCGCTACTGGCACCGGTCAAGGCGCGGAGCAAGCGCTACCGGGAGTGCTGA
- a CDS encoding GMC family oxidoreductase yields the protein MSVEPVDVLIIGAGAAGAAFAWSMAETKMNVLCLEQGGWMKSDDYPGLRADWEARQFGDFAFSPNVRGRREDYPVNDAGSPIQISNFNAVGGSTILYAAHFPRFHPSDFKVRTLDGVGDDWPIDYATLAPWYDLNARMMGVSGLSGDPMYPPGKRVPLPPVPLGKLGETLARGFNALGWHWWPSDSAITTAEYEGRAACINAGTCLMGCPQGAKASTDVTYWPLAIRKGVRVETHCRVREITVDEHGMADGVVFFDATGVERRQRAHVVVVACNGVGTPRLLLNSRSKAFPDGLANRSGLVGKRLMFHPYALVTGLFPERLEGYKGPPGCCIISQEFYETDRSRGFARGYSFEMLRGFGPVSTAMIGLTAGRMPHGEGHHRAFDELWDRNAGMVAICEDLPEETNTVTLDSEIMDSDGIPAPRITYRLSENSQAMLEHAVARGKEVLAAAGATDFMVQAPLPFAGWHLMGTVRMGADPETSVVNAWGRAHDVKNLFVIDGSIFTTSAGVNPTNTIQALALYVADTMKKNLANLFD from the coding sequence ATGTCGGTCGAGCCCGTCGACGTTCTCATCATCGGTGCCGGCGCCGCCGGCGCCGCCTTCGCATGGAGCATGGCGGAGACCAAGATGAACGTCCTCTGCCTGGAGCAGGGCGGCTGGATGAAGAGCGACGACTACCCGGGCCTGCGCGCCGACTGGGAAGCGCGCCAGTTCGGCGACTTCGCGTTCTCGCCGAACGTCCGCGGCCGGCGCGAGGATTATCCCGTCAACGACGCGGGCTCGCCGATCCAGATCTCGAACTTCAACGCGGTCGGCGGCAGCACGATCCTCTACGCCGCGCACTTCCCGCGCTTCCACCCGTCGGACTTCAAGGTGCGGACGCTCGACGGCGTCGGCGACGACTGGCCGATCGACTACGCGACGCTCGCTCCCTGGTACGACCTGAACGCGCGCATGATGGGCGTTTCGGGGCTGAGCGGCGATCCGATGTATCCGCCCGGCAAGCGGGTGCCGCTCCCGCCGGTGCCCCTCGGGAAGCTCGGCGAAACACTGGCGCGCGGCTTCAACGCCCTCGGCTGGCATTGGTGGCCGTCCGACAGCGCGATCACGACCGCCGAGTACGAGGGCCGCGCCGCTTGCATCAACGCCGGCACGTGTCTCATGGGCTGCCCGCAGGGCGCCAAGGCCTCGACCGACGTCACCTACTGGCCGCTCGCGATCCGCAAGGGCGTCCGTGTCGAGACCCACTGCCGGGTGCGCGAGATCACCGTCGACGAGCACGGCATGGCCGACGGTGTCGTCTTCTTCGACGCGACCGGTGTCGAGCGCCGCCAGCGGGCGCACGTCGTCGTAGTTGCGTGCAACGGGGTCGGCACGCCGCGCTTGCTGCTGAACTCGCGCTCGAAGGCCTTCCCCGACGGCCTCGCCAACCGGAGCGGCCTCGTCGGGAAGCGGCTCATGTTCCATCCGTACGCGTTGGTGACCGGCCTCTTCCCCGAGCGCCTCGAGGGCTACAAGGGGCCTCCCGGCTGCTGCATCATCAGCCAGGAGTTCTACGAGACCGATCGGTCGCGGGGCTTCGCGCGCGGCTACTCGTTCGAGATGCTGCGCGGCTTCGGTCCGGTCTCGACCGCAATGATCGGCCTCACGGCGGGCCGTATGCCCCACGGCGAGGGCCACCATCGCGCCTTCGACGAGCTCTGGGACCGAAACGCCGGCATGGTCGCGATCTGCGAGGACCTTCCCGAGGAGACGAACACCGTCACCCTCGATTCCGAGATCATGGACTCCGACGGCATCCCGGCGCCGAGGATCACCTACCGGCTCTCCGAGAACAGCCAGGCCATGCTCGAGCACGCCGTCGCTCGCGGCAAGGAAGTGCTCGCCGCGGCCGGCGCGACCGACTTCATGGTGCAGGCGCCGCTCCCGTTCGCCGGCTGGCACCTCATGGGGACCGTGCGCATGGGCGCCGACCCGGAGACCTCGGTCGTGAACGCGTGGGGCCGCGCTCACGACGTGAAGAACCTCTTCGTCATCGACGGCAGCATCTTTACGACGTCGGCGGGCGTGAATCCGACCAACACCATCCAGGCGCTCGCGCTCTACGTCGCCGACACCATGAAGAAGAATCTCGCGAACCTGTTCGATTGA
- a CDS encoding HAD family phosphatase, translating into MTSTPIITALVFDMDGLMLDTEPIYRASWQRAAAELGWEITDEGYEVFLGRRTEDAEADLVRIFGPTFPIDRFHVRWPALWHEIAAAGLTVKPGVRTLLALAAERGLPLGLATSTERRLATRTLGYGGLSTDPFRVVVTGDEIAHGKPAPDIYSEAARRLGIAPERCAAFEDSDAGTLSASRAGMTTFQVPDMKAPSPEACAAAYRVLRSLEEVPPLLIPLITRRDP; encoded by the coding sequence GTGACCTCGACCCCGATCATCACCGCGCTCGTCTTCGACATGGACGGGCTCATGCTCGACACCGAGCCCATCTACCGCGCCTCCTGGCAGCGCGCCGCGGCCGAACTCGGTTGGGAGATCACCGACGAGGGCTACGAAGTCTTCCTCGGCCGCCGCACGGAGGATGCCGAGGCGGATCTCGTCCGCATCTTCGGCCCGACGTTCCCGATCGACCGCTTCCACGTACGCTGGCCCGCCCTCTGGCACGAGATCGCGGCCGCGGGCCTCACGGTGAAGCCCGGCGTGCGAACGCTCCTCGCCCTCGCCGCGGAGCGCGGACTGCCGCTCGGGCTCGCGACCTCGACCGAGCGCCGGCTCGCGACGCGCACCCTCGGGTACGGCGGCCTCTCGACGGATCCCTTCCGCGTCGTCGTCACGGGCGACGAGATCGCGCACGGAAAGCCGGCACCCGACATCTACTCGGAAGCGGCGCGCCGGCTCGGCATAGCGCCCGAACGCTGCGCCGCATTCGAGGACTCCGACGCCGGCACGTTGTCGGCGAGCCGCGCCGGCATGACCACGTTCCAGGTGCCGGACATGAAGGCACCGTCGCCCGAGGCGTGCGCCGCCGCTTACCGCGTGCTGCGCTCGCTCGAAGAAGTCCCCCCGCTGCTCATCCCCCTCATCACAAGGAGAGACCCATGA
- a CDS encoding VOC family protein has translation MIGYVTLGTNDLQRAAGFYDALLGELGAKRAMEMERFIAWATAPNTPMIAVIEPFDKKPATVGNGVMVAIMVDSEDKVRALHAKAVALGGKDEGAPGSRGPGFYAGYFRDLDGNKLNAFVLG, from the coding sequence ATGATCGGCTACGTCACCCTCGGCACCAACGATCTGCAACGCGCCGCAGGCTTCTACGACGCGCTTCTCGGCGAGCTCGGCGCGAAGCGCGCCATGGAGATGGAGAGATTCATCGCGTGGGCAACCGCCCCGAACACGCCGATGATCGCGGTCATCGAGCCCTTCGACAAGAAACCGGCCACCGTCGGCAACGGCGTCATGGTCGCCATCATGGTGGACAGCGAGGACAAGGTGCGCGCCCTCCATGCCAAAGCCGTCGCGCTCGGCGGCAAGGACGAAGGCGCCCCCGGCTCGCGCGGCCCCGGCTTCTACGCCGGCTACTTCCGCGATCTCGACGGGAACAAGCTGAACGCGTTCGTCCTCGGCTGA
- the dnaE gene encoding DNA polymerase III subunit alpha, with amino-acid sequence MSFVHLHLHTQYSLLDGANKIANLIPQVKKLGMPAVAMTDHGNMFGAIEFYKTCVANAVQPIIGCEVYLAPRGRAERGPQQRADDYEAGGNFHMILLAMNMQGYKNLCKMVSLSYQEGFYFKPRIDKELLRELNGGLIATSGCLSGEINRAFAADNYARGRELATEYLEIFGDRYYLEIQDNHIPVQNTCNQMLKELGRDLGIPLLATNDCHYLTKEDARAHEVLLCIQTGKTLNDPARWKFDTDQLYVKSLDDLREAFKDVPEAIENTLEVAKRCDLELKSHDYEFPAYRTDRGETLDQRLDKAARTGLEERLAAGCGVGKEPITGDAAQPYWDRLEFELQSINKLQFAGYFLIVSDFINWAKGAGIPVGPGRGSAAGSLVAYALRITDLDPLPYKLIFERFLNPGRKSMPDIDVDFCYERREEVIRYVREKYGEDRVAGIITFGTLKGKAAIKDVGRVLEFSYGETDKMAKLYPAPVQGKDYPLEKALKIEPRLGEMRDRGTDRERELFDYAFRLEGLMRHASRHAAGIVIANRPLSEYLPLFVDKEGAVLTQYSMNDVEWIGLIKFDFLGLKTLTFLADAVAIIRARRPEAHDLDLAKLPLDDPKTYKLLAKGDTVGIFQMESGGMRKMITQLRPSRFEDLIAALALFRPGPLDSGMDQDFIKRKHGKEKIVYDHPLLEGVLNETYGTMIYQEQVMQIAQVLAGYSLQDADNLRKAMGKKRPEEMDKERDRFQKGAVGQGIKAELAARIFEQMEKFAAYGFNKSHSAAYALISFQTAYLKAHYPTEFMAALLSLEMGDTDSTYKNIAECRTHGIAILPPDINESGERFTVTAPHGGTSKGIRFGLGAVKGVGSKAIEIIQKARDEGGPYKDLSDFCNRVRGQQINRRVLESLIKCGAFDSLHTSRATVLSEGEMGATSYLDRVMQWAATAGEAAGQITLFKLDSVAPPKPPANVAEWTDKQRLSAEKETVGFYITGHPLDKYDNDLRRLVSAAIADLGGRQNGEQIKAGGVVHTLKLKNNKKGDRYATFNLEDKSGTIEVIVWPEAFRKYEPRIVSDEPIYVAGKLEVGEDRCQIIADEIGALADMRFKNAKEMCLVFQEGLTPERAEALSRTLQAHPGNRAVTLQVMDDDQSIVANVRLPKFKVSPSEKLADAVERLGARINYIQ; translated from the coding sequence ATGAGCTTCGTTCATCTCCACCTGCACACGCAGTACAGTCTCCTCGACGGCGCCAACAAGATCGCGAACCTGATCCCGCAGGTGAAGAAGCTCGGGATGCCGGCAGTCGCGATGACCGATCACGGCAACATGTTCGGCGCGATCGAGTTCTACAAGACCTGCGTCGCGAACGCGGTGCAGCCGATCATCGGTTGCGAGGTCTATCTGGCGCCGCGCGGCCGCGCCGAGCGCGGCCCGCAGCAGCGCGCCGACGACTACGAGGCGGGCGGCAACTTCCACATGATCCTGCTCGCCATGAACATGCAGGGCTACAAGAACCTCTGCAAAATGGTGAGCCTCTCCTATCAGGAGGGCTTCTACTTCAAGCCGCGTATCGACAAGGAGCTGCTCCGCGAGCTGAACGGCGGGCTGATCGCGACGAGCGGCTGCCTCTCGGGCGAGATCAACCGCGCCTTCGCGGCCGACAACTACGCGCGGGGGCGCGAGCTCGCGACCGAGTATCTCGAGATCTTCGGTGACCGCTACTACCTCGAGATCCAGGACAATCACATCCCGGTCCAGAACACGTGCAACCAGATGCTGAAGGAGCTCGGGAGGGATCTCGGCATCCCGCTCCTCGCCACCAACGACTGCCACTATCTGACGAAGGAGGATGCGCGCGCTCACGAGGTGCTGCTCTGCATCCAGACCGGGAAGACGCTGAACGACCCGGCGCGCTGGAAGTTCGACACGGACCAGCTCTACGTCAAAAGCCTGGACGACCTGCGCGAAGCCTTCAAGGACGTTCCGGAGGCGATCGAGAACACGCTCGAGGTCGCGAAGCGTTGCGACCTCGAGCTCAAGAGCCACGACTACGAGTTCCCGGCCTATCGCACCGACCGGGGCGAGACCCTCGATCAGCGGCTCGACAAGGCGGCGCGGACGGGCTTGGAAGAGCGCCTCGCCGCCGGCTGCGGCGTCGGCAAGGAGCCCATCACCGGCGACGCGGCGCAGCCCTATTGGGACCGGCTCGAGTTCGAGCTCCAGAGCATCAACAAGCTGCAGTTCGCCGGCTATTTTCTGATCGTCTCCGATTTCATCAATTGGGCAAAGGGAGCGGGCATACCGGTCGGACCAGGGCGAGGCTCCGCGGCGGGCTCGCTCGTCGCGTACGCGCTCCGGATCACCGACCTCGATCCGCTACCCTACAAGCTGATCTTCGAGCGCTTCCTGAACCCGGGCCGCAAGTCGATGCCCGACATCGACGTCGACTTCTGCTACGAGCGCCGCGAAGAAGTCATCCGCTACGTACGCGAGAAGTACGGCGAGGACCGCGTCGCCGGCATCATCACGTTCGGGACCCTGAAGGGGAAAGCCGCCATCAAAGACGTCGGACGCGTCCTCGAGTTCTCGTACGGCGAGACCGACAAGATGGCGAAGCTCTACCCCGCGCCGGTCCAGGGAAAGGATTACCCGCTCGAGAAGGCGCTCAAGATCGAGCCGAGGCTCGGCGAGATGCGCGACCGCGGCACCGACCGCGAGCGCGAGCTCTTCGACTACGCGTTCCGGCTCGAAGGCCTCATGCGGCACGCCTCGCGTCATGCCGCCGGCATCGTGATCGCGAACCGGCCGCTCTCGGAGTACCTGCCGCTCTTCGTCGACAAGGAAGGCGCGGTCCTCACGCAGTACTCGATGAACGACGTCGAATGGATCGGTCTCATCAAGTTCGACTTTCTGGGCCTGAAGACCCTGACCTTTCTCGCCGACGCCGTGGCGATCATCCGCGCCCGCCGCCCCGAGGCGCACGACCTCGATCTCGCGAAGCTGCCGCTCGACGACCCCAAGACCTACAAGCTCCTCGCGAAGGGCGACACCGTCGGCATCTTCCAGATGGAGTCCGGCGGCATGCGGAAGATGATCACCCAGCTCCGGCCGAGCCGCTTCGAGGATCTGATCGCCGCGCTCGCGCTCTTCCGGCCCGGTCCGCTCGACAGCGGCATGGACCAGGACTTCATCAAGCGGAAGCACGGCAAGGAGAAGATCGTCTACGATCACCCGCTCCTCGAGGGCGTGCTGAACGAGACGTACGGCACGATGATCTACCAGGAGCAGGTCATGCAGATCGCCCAGGTACTCGCCGGCTACTCGCTCCAGGACGCAGACAATCTCCGCAAGGCGATGGGCAAGAAGAGGCCGGAGGAGATGGACAAGGAACGCGACCGCTTCCAGAAGGGAGCGGTCGGGCAGGGCATCAAGGCGGAGCTCGCGGCGCGCATCTTCGAGCAGATGGAGAAGTTCGCGGCATACGGTTTCAACAAGTCCCACAGCGCGGCCTACGCGCTGATCTCCTTTCAGACCGCGTACCTCAAGGCGCACTACCCGACGGAGTTCATGGCGGCGCTCCTCTCCCTCGAGATGGGCGACACCGACAGCACCTACAAGAACATCGCCGAGTGCCGGACCCACGGCATCGCGATCCTGCCGCCCGACATCAACGAGAGCGGCGAGAGGTTCACGGTGACGGCGCCGCACGGCGGCACGAGCAAGGGCATCCGCTTCGGCCTCGGCGCCGTGAAGGGCGTCGGGTCGAAAGCAATCGAGATCATCCAGAAGGCGCGGGACGAGGGCGGCCCGTACAAGGACCTCTCCGACTTCTGCAACCGCGTCCGCGGCCAGCAGATCAACCGCCGCGTGCTCGAGTCGCTGATCAAGTGCGGGGCCTTCGACTCCCTGCATACGTCACGCGCAACCGTGCTTTCGGAGGGCGAGATGGGCGCAACGTCCTATCTCGACCGCGTGATGCAATGGGCCGCGACCGCCGGCGAGGCGGCCGGGCAGATCACGCTCTTCAAGCTCGACAGCGTGGCGCCGCCGAAGCCGCCTGCCAACGTGGCGGAGTGGACCGACAAGCAACGCCTCTCGGCCGAGAAGGAGACCGTCGGCTTCTACATCACGGGCCACCCGCTCGATAAGTACGACAACGACCTGCGTCGCCTCGTGAGCGCCGCCATCGCCGACCTCGGCGGCCGGCAGAACGGCGAGCAGATCAAGGCGGGCGGCGTCGTCCACACGCTCAAGCTCAAGAACAACAAGAAGGGCGACCGTTACGCGACCTTCAACCTCGAGGACAAGAGCGGCACGATCGAGGTGATCGTGTGGCCCGAGGCCTTTCGCAAGTACGAGCCCCGCATCGTCTCCGACGAACCGATCTACGTCGCCGGCAAGCTCGAGGTCGGCGAGGATCGCTGCCAGATCATCGCCGACGAGATCGGCGCGCTCGCCGACATGCGCTTCAAGAACGCGAAAGAGATGTGCCTGGTCTTCCAGGAAGGTCTCACTCCCGAGCGCGCCGAGGCGCTGTCGCGGACGCTTCAGGCGCACCCCGGGAACCGCGCCGTCACCCTCCAGGTGATGGACGACGACCAGAGCATCGTCGCCAATGTGCGGCTCCCGAAGTTCAAGGTGTCGCCGAGCGAGAAGCTCGCCGACGCGGTCGAACGGCTCGGAGCCCGTATCAACTACATCCAGTAG
- a CDS encoding HAD-IA family hydrolase translates to MAIDTVFLDAGGVLVFPNWHRVAEALARHGLATTGEALAAVEWRAKHEVDTGAAGQSDLVRGWLVFGRVFAHAGVTRGGAIDPAVARAIDRAIGDLQRYHADHNLWERVPPDVVPALRRLRAAGRKLVVVSNANGRMRAALDRVGIGPHVDLVIDSFEEGVEKPDPRIFTRALDRVGARPATTLHVGDLFHTDVVGARAAGLRAILLDMADLYRDVDCERVRSLAELADRLDGWPSRP, encoded by the coding sequence ATGGCGATCGACACCGTCTTCCTCGACGCCGGCGGCGTGCTGGTCTTCCCGAACTGGCATCGCGTCGCCGAGGCGCTCGCGCGCCACGGCCTCGCGACGACCGGAGAGGCTCTGGCCGCCGTCGAGTGGCGCGCCAAGCACGAGGTCGACACCGGCGCCGCGGGGCAGTCCGACCTGGTGCGTGGCTGGCTCGTGTTCGGCCGCGTCTTCGCGCACGCGGGCGTGACCCGCGGCGGCGCGATCGATCCCGCCGTCGCCCGCGCGATCGATCGCGCGATCGGCGACCTGCAGCGGTACCACGCGGACCACAACCTCTGGGAACGCGTACCGCCGGACGTCGTCCCGGCGCTCCGGCGTCTGCGTGCCGCTGGCCGGAAGCTCGTCGTCGTCTCCAACGCCAACGGACGCATGCGAGCGGCGCTCGATCGGGTCGGCATCGGCCCGCACGTCGACCTCGTGATCGACTCGTTCGAGGAGGGGGTAGAGAAGCCGGATCCTCGGATCTTCACACGCGCTCTCGATCGCGTCGGCGCACGACCCGCCACCACCCTGCACGTCGGCGACCTCTTCCACACCGACGTCGTCGGCGCACGCGCCGCGGGGCTCCGAGCCATCCTCCTCGACATGGCCGACCTCTACCGCGATGTCGATTGCGAGCGCGTGCGGTCCCTCGCCGAGCTCGCCGACCGGCTCGACGGCTGGCCCTCGCGTCCGTAG
- the hflX gene encoding GTPase HflX, producing MKGGTRDVGRPIERAVLVGVDTGGPRQDGASIGADESLRELERLARTAGVEPAAILHQNVRQISPATYIGKGKVEELTETVKALGASTVLIDENLSPGQQRTLTERIGVKVLDRSQLILDIFAARARSLEGKLQVELAQLEYMLPRLTRAWTHLSRLGGGGVGTRGPGETQLEVDRRRVREKIVRLKRRIAEVERTRELHRKERADVPYVTIALVGYTNAGKSTLMNALTDAGVLVEDKLFATLDPTVRRLDLPGGERALLVDTVGFIHRLPHQLIEAFKSTLEEVRRADLLLHVVDATNPEAEQQIAIVERVLDEIGAGTTPTILAWNKIDRAGEGAAPPRDVAAHPQIVGVAAISAATGRGLPDLLAAIERRLDRERVRIEVTIPASRGDLLAWVHRAAKVVHEHYEDGAARVTALASPKLAGQLRKELEVTACSTSPTS from the coding sequence ATGAAGGGGGGCACGCGGGACGTCGGACGACCGATCGAGCGCGCGGTGCTGGTCGGGGTCGATACCGGCGGCCCGCGTCAGGACGGCGCGAGCATCGGCGCGGACGAATCGCTGCGGGAGCTCGAGCGCCTCGCGCGGACCGCAGGCGTCGAGCCAGCCGCGATCCTCCACCAGAACGTGCGTCAGATCAGCCCCGCAACGTACATCGGGAAGGGCAAGGTCGAGGAGCTGACCGAAACCGTCAAGGCGCTCGGCGCGTCGACCGTCCTGATCGACGAGAACCTGTCTCCGGGGCAGCAGCGCACGCTCACCGAGCGCATCGGGGTGAAGGTCCTCGACCGGAGCCAGCTCATCCTCGACATCTTCGCGGCCCGCGCGCGGAGCCTCGAGGGCAAGCTGCAGGTGGAGCTCGCGCAGCTCGAATACATGCTGCCGCGCCTCACCCGGGCCTGGACCCATCTCTCGCGCCTCGGCGGCGGCGGCGTCGGCACGCGCGGCCCCGGCGAGACGCAGCTCGAGGTCGATCGGCGGCGCGTGCGCGAGAAGATCGTGCGCTTGAAGCGCCGGATCGCCGAGGTGGAACGGACGCGCGAGCTCCATCGCAAAGAGCGCGCCGACGTACCCTACGTGACGATCGCGCTCGTCGGCTACACCAACGCGGGGAAGTCGACGCTCATGAACGCGCTCACCGACGCCGGCGTCCTGGTCGAGGACAAGCTCTTCGCGACGCTCGATCCGACCGTGCGCCGGCTCGATCTGCCGGGCGGCGAACGCGCCCTCCTGGTCGACACGGTCGGCTTCATCCACCGCCTGCCGCACCAGCTGATCGAGGCGTTCAAGAGCACCCTCGAGGAGGTGCGCCGCGCCGATCTGCTCCTGCACGTCGTCGACGCGACGAACCCGGAAGCGGAGCAGCAGATCGCCATCGTCGAGCGCGTCCTCGACGAGATCGGCGCCGGCACGACCCCCACGATCCTCGCCTGGAACAAGATCGATCGCGCGGGAGAGGGTGCGGCGCCGCCGCGGGACGTGGCGGCGCATCCGCAGATCGTCGGCGTCGCCGCCATCTCGGCCGCGACCGGCCGGGGCCTTCCCGACCTCCTCGCGGCGATCGAGCGCCGGCTCGACCGCGAACGGGTGCGGATCGAGGTGACGATCCCCGCGAGCCGCGGCGACCTGCTCGCGTGGGTGCACCGCGCGGCGAAGGTCGTGCACGAGCACTACGAGGACGGCGCGGCGCGGGTGACAGCGCTCGCGAGCCCGAAACTCGCGGGGCAGCTCCGGAAGGAGCTCGAGGTGACGGCGTGCTCAACGTCCCCAACGTCCTGA